In Raphanus sativus cultivar WK10039 chromosome 5, ASM80110v3, whole genome shotgun sequence, the following proteins share a genomic window:
- the LOC108856471 gene encoding zinc finger CCCH domain-containing protein 55 isoform X1 produces MDPGDPTSILFTKIRTLEPDFASKIIGYLLLQDLGKRDLMRLALGPDTLLHSVCLKAKTALGLGSSPSSSGTTPLNPISRPINIHRHSPRNGFTEFSRSPSLNNPNVGSSPFQASSSLFASDGGSGGDDLLDEGQLGNYLSFLNESSSKNNNNNDENTDLFGFSGDNEDAHLHKRSFSASDVCFGSEEPGYGGGYTRFPHGAGGGGGLGDDFDSPGGFGSPDYRQQEEEIARMKLAQRQRMAAAQFLAASGGGSPMSYDKGINFLLGSRNALRSGGFGDEGYWFGSPGRHEREEFIMGMGDKSNSASKQIYLTFPADSSFTDEDVSNYFGNFGAVQDVRIPYQQKRMFGFVTFVHSETVRIILARGNPHFICDSRVLVKPYKEKGRILENRRQQQQLLQQMERGNFSPGSSPSGMDARDLFDCHFGPRMFSSTQEMMMRRKAEQAELQQALEFQRRRLINLQLPDLDSESFHHHQRSLSIGSPVHYPSRVNQSMLFRSENAGEQVLEGNGDSGHFQSEANQTFQSDSDNNNNSHKGQETSLENALPDCFFASPSKTGETQEQSESENDNCATLSVTVEIKPASTLQSA; encoded by the exons ATGGATCCAGGAGATCCTACTTCGATACTCTTCACAAAGATCCGAACTTTAGAACCGGACTTCGCCTCCAAAATCATTGGCTACCTCCTGTTACAGGACTTGGGTAAGAGAGACTTGATGCGTCTTGCTCTCGGACCAGACACTCTCTTACACTCCGTTTGTCTCAAGGCCAAAACCGCTCTGGGTCTCGGatcctctccttcttcttctggcACTACGCCGTTGAACCCTATCTCTAGACCCATTAACATCCATCGTCATTCCCCGAGGAATGGCTTTACGGAGTTCTCCAGGAGCCCTTCACTGAACAACCCTAACGTGGGTTCGAGTCCTTTTCAAGCAAGTTCCTCTCTTTTCGCTTCGGATGGTGGTAGTGGTGGTGACGATTTGCTCGATGAGGGGCAACTCGGTAACTACTTGTCCTTCCTCAACGAGTCTTCTtccaagaacaacaacaacaacgacgaGAACACGGATCTGTTCGGGTTCTCTGGCGACAACGAAGATGCCCATTTGCACAAGAGGAGTTTCTCGGCGAGTGATGTTTGTTTCGGTTCAGAGGAGCCCGGTTACGGCGGCGGTTACACTCGGTTTCCTCACggtgctggtggtggtggtggtttaGGGGATGATTTTGATTCTCCGGGTGGGTTTGGGTCTCCGGATTACAGACAGCAAGAGGAGGAGATAGCGAGGATGAAACTGGCTCAACGGCAGCGAATGGCCGCCGCTCAGTTCTTGGCGGCTAGTGGTGGTGGCTCTCCAATGTCTTATGATAAAGGCATTAATTTTCTCTTGGGTTCCCGTAACGCTCTTAG ATCAGGAGGGTTTGGGGATGAGGGGTACTGGTTTGGTAGTCCAGGGAGACATGAAAGGGAGGAGTTTATTATGGGGATGGGAGATAAATCTAACTCTGCATCTAAACAGATTTACTTGACTTTTCCAGCTGATAGCTCCTTCACTGATGAAGATGTCTCCAACTACTTCGG CAATTTTGGAGCGGTGCAAGATGTAAGGATTCCATACCAGCAGAAACGGATGTTTGGGTTTGTGACTTTTGTGCACTCTGAAACTGTGAGAATCATATTGGCCAGAGGAAACCCTCATTTCATCTGCGACTCACGTGTGCTTGTTAAACCCTACAAGGAGAAAGGCAGAATCCTTGAAAA TAGGAGGCAGCAGCAGCAACTGCTTCAGCAGATGGAGAGAGGGAACTTTTCTCCTGGTTCAAGTCCATCTGGAATGGATGCAAGGGATCTCTTTGATTGTCACTTCG GACCGAGGATGTTTTCTAGCACGCaagagatgatgatgaggagAAAAGCTGAGCAAGCTGAGTTGCAACAAGCATTAGAATTCCAAAGGAGAAGACTTATCAATCTGCAGTTACCCGACTTGGACAGCGAGTCGTTCCACCATCACCAGCGCAGTCTTTCTATTGGCTCCCCTGTTCATTACCCCTCCCGCGTCAATCAAAGCATGCTCTTTCGATCGGAAAACGCTGGTGAACAAGTCTTAGAAG GTAATGGTGATTCAGGACATTTTCAGTCTGAAGCAAACCAAACGTTTCAGTCTGATTCTGATAATAATAACAACAGCCACAAAGG GCAAGAGACAAGTCTGGAGAACGCTCTACCTGATTGCTTCTTTGCTTCCCCATCAAAGACCGGTGAAACCCAAGAACAGTCCGAGTCTGAGAATGACAACTGTGCTACTCTCTCTGTTACTGTGGAAATCAAGCCAGCCTCAACACTTCAATCAGCCTAG
- the LOC108858157 gene encoding uncharacterized protein LOC108858157, with translation MSAAMDRALMALSLDEEDEPFNMPDLPGFSSREENTLSLLGRVLNPECQKMPGLIITMPRKWHKEGKVRGVALSRERFQFIFNNEHDLRDVLDKGVQTYNEWPIVLERWVEDPPDDYLQYVPLWVRIGNIPVNYYSSEAIGALGDIVGKVDVVAFDPSKPIIHDYVRVRVFFNVANPLRTSKIINLKGGKTANIHFTYENIQKRCFTCFRMNHEKGSCPLTVRQRKEEAETRRNKILAEREQAKLFLSKDDPLKGVLDESQVGINPLTGRPKIALPVLEEMRRYLIASEGEDIAIREERVRTSVKEAETDPVLQRSVLRLEPIPTITRDLNKGKGFVFDYTSDKKGCQSKSLPQTSEKLMSGAIKAGQRSQILSAPLLLEYGRTEESTSSTSKGFNDFPTVFSAGSCQASPSGEVIKKYQRRRRPSKAKRAVKKASLNSIVVQPGPLEMIEHRDGKQVVGSKKRKCEGQNEEGSRTTVVKNQKVIPNEGSPTA, from the coding sequence ATGTCAGCTGCAATGGACAGGGCTTTAATGGCCCTATCTCTGGATGAGGAAGATGAGCCTTTCAATATGCCTGATCTTCCAGGTTTCAGTTCTAGAGAAGAAAACACTCTGAGTCTTTTGGGAAGGGTTCTGAACCCAGAATGTCAAAAAATGCCTGGTCTGATAATCACGATGCCAAGGAAGTGGCATAAAGAAGGGAAAGTTCGTGGGGTGGCTCTCTCGCGGGAACGTTTTCAGTTTATCTTCAACAACGAGCACGACCTCAGGGATGTCCTGGATAAAGGAGTTCAAACGTACAACGAGTGGCCGATAGTCCTGGAACGATGGGTGGAGGATCCACCGGATGACTACCTCCAGTATGTTCCGCTGTGGGTGAGAATCGGTAACATTCCGGTAAACTACTACTCGTCGGAAGCGATAGGAGCTCTCGGAGACATCGTGGGGAAAGTTGATGTAGTTGCTTTTGACCCTTCCAAACCAATAATCCATGACTATGTCAGGGTTAGGGTTTTCTTCAATGTTGCTAATCCGCTGAGAACGTCGAAGATTATCAACTTGAAAGGAGGGAAGACTGCTAATATTCATTTCACCTATGAAAATATCCAGAAAAGATGCTTCACTTGTTTCCGTATGAACCATGAAAAGGGCTCTTGTCCTCTCACAGTACGCCAAAGGAAGGAGGAAGCTGAGACGAGAAGAAACAAGATACTAGCAGAAAGAGAACAAGCTAAACTCTTTCTAAGCAAGGATGATCCGCTGAAGGGTGTGCTGGATGAATCCCAAGTGGGTATCAATCCTCTTACAGGCAGACCAAAAATTGCGTTGCCGGTGCTGGAGGAAATGAGAAGATATCTGATTGCTTCTGAAGGTGAAGATATAGCCATCAGAGAGGAGAGAGTAAGAACGTCGGTGAAGGAGGCAGAAACGGATCCGGTTCTTCAACGCTCTGTCTTGCGTTTGGAGCCCATTCCAACTATCACTAGAGACCTCAACAAAGGAAAGGGTTTTGTCTTTGACTACACCAGTGATAAGAAAGGCTGTCAAAGTAAAAGCCTCCCCCAAACTTCAGAGAAACTCATGTCGGGAGCAATCAAGGCGGGACAGAGATCTCAGATACTAAGCGCTCCTCTACTCTTGGAGTATGGAAGAACGGAGGAGTCTACTTCTTCCACTTCTAAAGGCTTTAATGACTTTCCAACGGTTTTCTCTGCTGGTTCATGCCAAGCGAGTCCTTCCGGGGAAGTTATTAAAAAGTATCAGAGAAGAAGGAGACCATCGAAAGCAAAGCGAGCAGTTAAGAAGGCTTCTCTGAATTCCATTGTGGTCCAACCGGGTCCTTTGGAGATGATAGAGCACCGAGACGGCAAGCAAGTCGTGGGTTCCAAGAAACGCAAATGTGAGGGGCAGAATGAAGAAGGGAGCAGGACAACAGTGGTTAAGAACCAAAAGGTGATCCCAAATGAGGGATCGCCCACCGCGTAA
- the LOC108856471 gene encoding zinc finger CCCH domain-containing protein 55 isoform X2: MDPGDPTSILFTKIRTLEPDFASKIIGYLLLQDLGKRDLMRLALGPDTLLHSVCLKAKTALGLGSSPSSSGTTPLNPISRPINIHRHSPRNGFTEFSRSPSLNNPNVGSSPFQASSSLFASDGGSGGDDLLDEGQLGNYLSFLNESSSKNNNNNDENTDLFGFSGDNEDAHLHKRSFSASDVCFGSEEPGYGGGYTRFPHGAGGGGGLGDDFDSPGGFGSPDYRQQEEEIARMKLAQRQRMAAAQFLAASGGGSPMSYDKGINFLLGSRNALRSGGFGDEGYWFGSPGRHEREEFIMGMGDKSNSASKQIYLTFPADSSFTDEDVSNYFGNFGAVQDVRIPYQQKRMFGFVTFVHSETVRIILARGNPHFICDSRVLVKPYKEKGRILEKRQQQQLLQQMERGNFSPGSSPSGMDARDLFDCHFGPRMFSSTQEMMMRRKAEQAELQQALEFQRRRLINLQLPDLDSESFHHHQRSLSIGSPVHYPSRVNQSMLFRSENAGEQVLEGNGDSGHFQSEANQTFQSDSDNNNNSHKGQETSLENALPDCFFASPSKTGETQEQSESENDNCATLSVTVEIKPASTLQSA, from the exons ATGGATCCAGGAGATCCTACTTCGATACTCTTCACAAAGATCCGAACTTTAGAACCGGACTTCGCCTCCAAAATCATTGGCTACCTCCTGTTACAGGACTTGGGTAAGAGAGACTTGATGCGTCTTGCTCTCGGACCAGACACTCTCTTACACTCCGTTTGTCTCAAGGCCAAAACCGCTCTGGGTCTCGGatcctctccttcttcttctggcACTACGCCGTTGAACCCTATCTCTAGACCCATTAACATCCATCGTCATTCCCCGAGGAATGGCTTTACGGAGTTCTCCAGGAGCCCTTCACTGAACAACCCTAACGTGGGTTCGAGTCCTTTTCAAGCAAGTTCCTCTCTTTTCGCTTCGGATGGTGGTAGTGGTGGTGACGATTTGCTCGATGAGGGGCAACTCGGTAACTACTTGTCCTTCCTCAACGAGTCTTCTtccaagaacaacaacaacaacgacgaGAACACGGATCTGTTCGGGTTCTCTGGCGACAACGAAGATGCCCATTTGCACAAGAGGAGTTTCTCGGCGAGTGATGTTTGTTTCGGTTCAGAGGAGCCCGGTTACGGCGGCGGTTACACTCGGTTTCCTCACggtgctggtggtggtggtggtttaGGGGATGATTTTGATTCTCCGGGTGGGTTTGGGTCTCCGGATTACAGACAGCAAGAGGAGGAGATAGCGAGGATGAAACTGGCTCAACGGCAGCGAATGGCCGCCGCTCAGTTCTTGGCGGCTAGTGGTGGTGGCTCTCCAATGTCTTATGATAAAGGCATTAATTTTCTCTTGGGTTCCCGTAACGCTCTTAG ATCAGGAGGGTTTGGGGATGAGGGGTACTGGTTTGGTAGTCCAGGGAGACATGAAAGGGAGGAGTTTATTATGGGGATGGGAGATAAATCTAACTCTGCATCTAAACAGATTTACTTGACTTTTCCAGCTGATAGCTCCTTCACTGATGAAGATGTCTCCAACTACTTCGG CAATTTTGGAGCGGTGCAAGATGTAAGGATTCCATACCAGCAGAAACGGATGTTTGGGTTTGTGACTTTTGTGCACTCTGAAACTGTGAGAATCATATTGGCCAGAGGAAACCCTCATTTCATCTGCGACTCACGTGTGCTTGTTAAACCCTACAAGGAGAAAGGCAGAATCCTTGAAAA GAGGCAGCAGCAGCAACTGCTTCAGCAGATGGAGAGAGGGAACTTTTCTCCTGGTTCAAGTCCATCTGGAATGGATGCAAGGGATCTCTTTGATTGTCACTTCG GACCGAGGATGTTTTCTAGCACGCaagagatgatgatgaggagAAAAGCTGAGCAAGCTGAGTTGCAACAAGCATTAGAATTCCAAAGGAGAAGACTTATCAATCTGCAGTTACCCGACTTGGACAGCGAGTCGTTCCACCATCACCAGCGCAGTCTTTCTATTGGCTCCCCTGTTCATTACCCCTCCCGCGTCAATCAAAGCATGCTCTTTCGATCGGAAAACGCTGGTGAACAAGTCTTAGAAG GTAATGGTGATTCAGGACATTTTCAGTCTGAAGCAAACCAAACGTTTCAGTCTGATTCTGATAATAATAACAACAGCCACAAAGG GCAAGAGACAAGTCTGGAGAACGCTCTACCTGATTGCTTCTTTGCTTCCCCATCAAAGACCGGTGAAACCCAAGAACAGTCCGAGTCTGAGAATGACAACTGTGCTACTCTCTCTGTTACTGTGGAAATCAAGCCAGCCTCAACACTTCAATCAGCCTAG